Proteins from one Esox lucius isolate fEsoLuc1 chromosome 19, fEsoLuc1.pri, whole genome shotgun sequence genomic window:
- the dhtkd1 gene encoding probable 2-oxoglutarate dehydrogenase E1 component DHKTD1, mitochondrial, producing MSVFLFLKNLRWASRLSLTVARPVVSCLYHTHKGVYGYRPKQTDVDPKWGIDHISALNEDHGLARLVEAYRTHGHKAAKINPLLSEQPVVDTVPEINMLTGVLRGPLNTSGLRHYGKAEASMEEVVAYLEEVYCGRISIETSQLASLEERVWLADRFEELKTETFAAEERKSVAKLMLESQEFDHFLASKFSTVKRYGGEGAESMMGVFYEMFHLLAHCGVTEIVMGMPHRGRLNLLTGLLKFPPELMFRKMRGLSEFPDDSPSIGDVLSHLTSSVALDFGTAHPLQVTMLPNPSHLEAINPVTQGKTRSRQQIRQEGDYSADESAQPGDKVVCLQVHGDASFSGQGIVPETFTISLLPHFRVGGSIHLIVNNQVGYTTPSSRGRSSLYCSDIGKMVGCAVIHVNGDDVEAVLHATQLAVEYQRLFRKDVILDLLCYRQWGHNELDEPGFTNPSMYRIIRSRKSIPDAYADLLISEGLMTEEECVAIKTAHYDMLNDKLANMTLYSPPPTNLQGRWGGLVEPKARVTHWDTGVPGPLLQYVGAKSVEIPEEIQLHSHLDKMHVAARRAKVEKGTNLDWSTAEAMAFGSLLCQGFNIRISGQDVGRGTFSQRHAMVVCQETDDMHIPLNHIDPEQKGFLEVCNSALSEEAVLGFEYGMAIAQPKLLPIWEAQFGDFFNGAQIIFDTFISGGEAKWLLQCGMVILLPHGYDGAGPEHSSCRIERFLQMCDSKEEGVDGDNVNMGVVNPTTPAQYFHLLRRQMIRNFRKPLIVASPKTLLRFSGATSSLADMAPGTHFKPVIGDTSVTAASVQRVVLCSGKHFYALLKQRESMSGTSQTTALVRVEELCPFPLEALQLEFNKYTNAKEFVWSQEEPQNMGPWSFVAPRFEKQLACKLRLVSRPALPAPAVGIGMLHQQQNEDILTSTFS from the exons ATGTCAGTGTTTCTGTTCTTGAAGAACTTGCGCTGGGCTAGCAGACTTTCTCTCACTGTCGCTCGTCCAGTCGTTAGTTGTCTTTACCATACCCATAAAGGGGTTTATGGATACCGACCTAAACAAACAGACGTGGACCCGAAGTGGGGGATCGACCATATCTCTGCACTCAATGAAG ATCACGGTTTAGCTCGGTTGGTTGAGGCATACCGAACACATGGACACAAGGCTGCTAAAATTAACCCTCTGCTATCCGAGCAGCCCGTGGTGGATACTGTGCCGGAGATCAACATGCTGACCGGTGTTTTACGGGGACCTCTCAACACATCTG GTCTGCGTCACTATGGTAAGGCTGAGGCATcgatggaggaggtggtggcCTATTTGGAGGAAGTCTACTGTGGCCGCATCTCCATAGAAACCAGTCAACTGGCCAGCCTGGAGGAGCGGGTGTGGCTCGCCGACCGCTTTGAGGAGCTGAAGACGGAGACATTTGCggcagaggagagaaagagcgtGGCCAAGCTCATGCTGGAGTCACAG GAATTTGATCACTTCCTGGCCTCCAAGTTCTCTACGGTGAAGCGGTACGGCGGTGAGGGAGCAGAGAGCATGATGGGAGTGTTCTATGAGATGTTTCATCTGTTAGCCCACTGTGGGGTCACTGAGATCGTCATGGGGATGCCTCATCGCGGACGACTCAACCTACTTACAGGGCTATTGAAGTTCCCCCCAGAG CTGATGTTCCGTAAGATGCGTGGCCTCAGCGAGTTCCCTGATGATTCCCCTTCTATCGGAGACGTCCTCTCCCATCTCACCTCCTCTGTGGCGTTGGACTTTGGCACTGCCCACCCGCTCCAGGTCACCATGCTGCCCAACCCCTCCCACCTGGAGGCCATCAACCCAGTCACCCAGGGCAAAACCCGCTCCCGCCAGCAAATCAGGCAGGAGGGAGACTACTCAGCTGACGAGAGCGCGCAGCCTGGCGACAAAGTCGTCTGTCTCCAG GTCCATGGGGATGCCTCGTTCTCAGGTCAAGGAATTGTTCCAGAGACCTTCACCATTTCACTACTCCCCCACTTCAGAGTTGGTGGGAGCATCCACCTTATTGTCAACAATCAAGTGGGCTATACCACTCCGTCTTCCAGGGGGCGGTCGTCTTTATATTGCAGTGACATTG GTAAGATGGTGGGCTGTGCCGTGATCCATGTGAACGGTGACGACGTGGAGGCGGTTCTGCATGCCACACAGCTGGCGGTGGAGTACCAGAGACTCTTCCGGAAGGACGTCATCCTGGACCTTCTCTGCTACCGCCAGTGGGGACACAATGAGCTGGACGAACCAGGCTTCACCAACCCGTCCATGTACAGAATCATCCG GTCCAGGAAGAGCATCCCAGATGCGTACGCTGACCTGCTGATCTCTGAGGGATTAATGACTGAGGAGGAGTGTGTTGCCATCAAGACGGCCCACTACGACATGCTGAACGACAAGCTGGCCAACATGACCCTATACAGCCCTCCACCCACCAACCTCCAG GGGCGCTGGGGAGGCCTAGTGGAGCCCAAGGCCAGGGTGACCCACTGGGACACTGGGGTGCCTGGGCCCCTGCTTCAGTACGTGGGGGCAAAGTCTGTGGAGATCCCCGAAGAGATCCAGCTACACAGTCACCTAGACAAGATGCATGTGGCG GCTCGTCGTGCCAAAGTGGAGAAGGGAACTAATCTGGACTGGTCAACTGCGGAGGCCATGGCGTTCGGCTCTCTGCTCTGCCAAG GGTTCAACATCCGCATCAGTGGTCAGGATGTTGGGAGAGGCACCTTCAGCCAGAGACACGCCATGGTTGTCTGTCAGGAAACAGATGACATGCACATCCCCCTGAACCACATAGACCCCGAACAGAAAGGGTTCCTGGAG GTATGCAACAGTGCCCTGTCAGAAGAGGCCGTGCTGGGCTTTGAGTACGGCATGGCCATCGCTCAGCCTAAACTACTGCCTATCTGGGAGGCTCAGTTTGGAGACTTCTTCAACGGCGCTCAGATAATCTTCGACACCTTCATCTCTGGAG gtgagGCTAAGTGGTTGCTGCAGTGCGGGATGGTGATCCTGCTTCCCCATGGTTACGATGGGGCGGGGCCGGAACACTCCTCCTGTCGCATCGAGCGGTTCCTACAG ATGTGTGACAGTAAAGAGGAGGGGGTGGACGGTGACAACGTCAACATGGGCGTGGTTAACCCCACGACCCCGGCGCAGTACTTCCACCTGCTGAGGCGACAGATGATACGCAACTTCCGTAAACCTCTCATTGTGGCCAGCCCCAAGACGCTGCTCCGGTTCTCT GGGGCAACATCCAGCCTGGCTGACATGGCTCCTGGAACGCATTTCAAGCCTGTGATCGGTGACACCTCCGTCACAGCAGCCAG TGTCCAGCGGGTGGTGCTGTGCTCAGGGAAGCACTTCTATGCCCTTTTGAAGCAGAGAGAGTCGATGTCAGGCACCAGTCAGACCACGGCCCTGGTCCGGGTGGAGGAGCTCTGTCCCTTCCCTCTGGAGGCCCTGCAGCTGGAGTTCAACAAGTACACAAACGCCAAAG AGTTTGTGTGGAGCCAGGAGGAGCCCCAGAACATGGGACCCTGGTCATTTGTGGCCCCCAGGTTTGAGAAGCAGCTGGCCTGCAAG CTGCGATTGGTCAGTCGGCCTGCTCTGCCCGCCCCGGCTGTGGGCATTGGAATGCTCCACCAGCAGCAGAACGAAGACATCCTCACTAGTACCTTCTCATAA